A window of the Candidatus Omnitrophota bacterium genome harbors these coding sequences:
- a CDS encoding FkbM family methyltransferase, producing MNIIKDLNSFKQRAYLFVQWFFKSRYFKGKSKIEKLLIGIINSCFPFPNCHVTVDFNKGFKMNLNLKDDLERNIYLNNNERGTYLFLSNNLKSGMSFVDVGAHVGFYTLLAAGIVGEKGNVYSFEPSFATFSRLNDHIVLNGYKNVTYFNAAVGENNLQKNVYSIVNGNSGMDTLSPNRSSGVKLENTCKVVSLDGMIFGKKINMPNFVKVDAEGSELEIIKGAKKVILADNPPQFIIELSRTTMEPFGYTPEEFLEYLKGIRKYEMSWFNLKKDCFQRVDLALPLPHYRYSGGYFGDNYFFKFI from the coding sequence ATGAATATAATTAAGGACCTTAATTCTTTTAAACAAAGAGCTTATCTTTTTGTCCAATGGTTTTTTAAAAGCAGATACTTTAAAGGAAAATCTAAGATTGAAAAATTACTTATTGGTATTATTAACAGTTGTTTTCCATTTCCTAATTGCCACGTTACTGTAGATTTTAATAAAGGTTTTAAAATGAATTTGAACCTTAAGGATGACCTTGAGAGGAATATTTATTTAAACAACAATGAGAGGGGTACATATTTATTCTTAAGTAATAATTTGAAGTCTGGTATGAGTTTTGTTGATGTCGGGGCACATGTTGGATTCTATACTCTTTTAGCCGCAGGGATTGTTGGGGAAAAAGGCAATGTTTATTCATTTGAACCTTCTTTTGCTACATTCAGTCGTCTTAATGATCACATTGTTTTGAACGGCTATAAAAACGTGACCTATTTTAATGCGGCGGTTGGAGAAAATAACTTGCAGAAAAATGTTTATAGTATTGTTAATGGTAATTCCGGAATGGATACATTGAGTCCTAATAGAAGCTCAGGCGTGAAGCTTGAAAATACTTGTAAGGTTGTTTCTCTTGATGGTATGATTTTTGGGAAAAAAATAAACATGCCTAATTTTGTCAAAGTTGATGCCGAAGGATCAGAGTTAGAGATTATAAAAGGGGCAAAGAAGGTGATCCTTGCTGATAATCCTCCCCAGTTTATTATAGAGTTGTCGAGAACAACCATGGAGCCTTTTGGTTACACGCCAGAGGAATTCTTAGAGTATTTGAAAGGAATCAGGAAATATGAAATGAGTTGGTTTAATCTAAAAAAAGACTGTTTCCAGAGGGTTGATTTAGCTTTGCCCTTGCCTCATTACAGGTATTCAGGTGGATATTTCGGAGACAACTATTTCTTTAAGTTTATTTAA
- a CDS encoding glycosyltransferase gives MPIFSVIIPVFNNAKYVSKAIESVLCQTLHDFEILVIDDGSTDNSFEIISQIAFKSKEVKLFKQNHKERAAARNLGISNSSGEYIAFLDSDDSWFPQKLEYDLDVFKKCPEASVVYSDAQVVTEVGRNAGIRHSGCYKRLKDKILCNNFLITSSVSIKKSCFNEVGFFNEDVNLSGSEDWEMWVRLSQRFNFVHNNKVLVKYRQHESTSIIADSIERSMLTAAKLMFSEFNEKASERIIKASYANTYCTIALNYSIAGNRTKALDYLKKSFIFAKGSIFDYKFIYSLANLLMRKRSLLLSPGDGIVMPIPNFDGSGGLQNQAKLLIQELERNGLRVFVLTRNYFNLSSQEKKNNLFIRRYSYLKSHKILSSLYYLVASLFWLIFNNDKYKIVQCFQLTSSLNIGVLNKLFTGKPVVARLSSTGEKGDVCEMANLTLGNIRKHLLKHVDRFVVLNDEMKNDLSSVSVLSAKKTNFIPNGVFLQERSAFDNETREYYKKSLGLPYRYIVTYVGRLTKGKGLMDLILSWEKIISIHPGAHLILLGNGGLYNNIENELKDLTKSLGLEDSVYFYGEVSNVSDYLLASDVFVLPSLSEGMSNALLEAMSCGNIIVSTKIPAHDSLLNPNNSLLIPPGDKEELFNSLNRVLNNPSEYYGLGKEAKKKVGFYSMKHIADRYIKMYQELA, from the coding sequence ATGCCTATTTTTTCAGTTATAATTCCGGTTTTTAACAATGCTAAATATGTTTCAAAAGCAATTGAGAGCGTGCTTTGCCAAACTTTGCATGATTTTGAGATTTTGGTTATAGATGATGGGTCTACCGATAATAGCTTTGAAATTATTTCCCAAATCGCTTTTAAATCAAAAGAAGTAAAACTTTTTAAGCAAAATCATAAAGAGAGGGCTGCAGCTAGGAACTTGGGAATCAGTAATTCATCCGGTGAATATATAGCTTTTTTAGATTCAGATGATAGTTGGTTTCCTCAAAAACTTGAATACGATTTAGATGTTTTTAAAAAGTGTCCTGAGGCTTCTGTCGTGTATTCTGATGCCCAAGTTGTTACTGAAGTGGGCAGGAATGCAGGAATTAGGCATTCAGGTTGTTATAAAAGGCTAAAAGATAAAATCCTGTGCAATAATTTTTTAATTACCTCGAGCGTTTCAATTAAAAAAAGTTGTTTTAATGAAGTCGGTTTTTTTAATGAGGATGTAAATCTTTCCGGTTCTGAAGATTGGGAAATGTGGGTAAGGCTTTCTCAAAGATTTAATTTTGTGCATAACAATAAAGTGCTCGTAAAATACAGGCAGCATGAATCTACAAGCATTATTGCGGATTCAATTGAGCGCTCCATGCTAACTGCGGCAAAGCTCATGTTCTCTGAATTTAATGAAAAGGCTTCGGAACGAATAATTAAGGCTTCGTATGCGAATACGTATTGTACCATTGCTTTGAATTATTCAATTGCAGGTAACCGAACTAAGGCGTTGGATTATTTAAAAAAGTCTTTTATCTTTGCAAAGGGAAGTATTTTTGATTATAAATTTATTTATTCATTGGCTAATTTATTAATGCGCAAAAGATCTTTGTTATTGTCTCCGGGTGACGGGATTGTAATGCCTATCCCAAATTTTGATGGTTCTGGAGGTTTACAAAATCAAGCAAAATTATTAATTCAAGAATTAGAAAGGAATGGTTTGCGGGTATTTGTTCTCACTAGGAACTATTTTAATTTGTCGAGCCAAGAGAAAAAAAATAATCTATTTATACGCCGGTACAGTTATTTAAAGAGCCATAAAATCTTAAGTTCTCTTTATTACCTTGTTGCAAGTCTTTTTTGGCTTATCTTTAACAATGATAAGTATAAGATCGTTCAATGTTTCCAATTGACATCTTCATTGAATATAGGCGTTCTTAATAAGTTATTTACGGGTAAGCCAGTAGTAGCCAGATTGTCATCGACAGGGGAGAAAGGCGATGTTTGTGAGATGGCAAATCTTACTTTAGGCAATATAAGGAAACATTTACTAAAGCATGTGGATAGATTTGTTGTACTTAACGATGAGATGAAAAATGATTTATCTAGTGTTTCAGTATTAAGTGCTAAGAAGACTAATTTTATCCCCAACGGAGTTTTTTTGCAGGAGCGTAGCGCATTTGATAATGAAACAAGGGAATATTATAAGAAAAGTTTAGGTTTGCCGTATAGATACATAGTTACTTATGTCGGGCGCCTTACAAAAGGAAAGGGCCTAATGGATCTTATTTTGAGCTGGGAAAAAATAATCTCCATCCATCCTGGAGCACATCTGATTTTATTAGGAAATGGCGGGCTGTATAATAATATAGAAAATGAATTAAAAGATTTAACCAAAAGCCTTGGATTAGAAGACTCCGTATATTTTTATGGAGAAGTTTCCAATGTTTCAGATTATCTTTTAGCTTCTGATGTTTTTGTTTTGCCTTCACTTTCAGAAGGCATGTCAAATGCGTTGCTTGAGGCAATGAGTTGTGGGAATATTATCGTTTCAACAAAGATACCAGCACATGATAGCCTTTTAAACCCGAACAACAGTTTGCTTATCCCTCCGGGAGATAAAGAAGAGCTTTTTAATTCTTTGAATCGCGTTCTTAATAATCCTAGTGAATATTATGGTTTAGGAAAAGAGGCGAAGAAGAAAGTTGGTTTCTATTCTATGAAGCATATTGCCGATAGGTATATTAAAATGTATCAGGAGTTAGCTTGA
- a CDS encoding glycosyltransferase, which produces MKANSRKIKLLHVTSTPSGIGGIEKLLLLISEKYDKASFELYFCNLFSKSDDEIYLSGLKQRGFKPFSLKGNSSRKALLFIPALSAYIKNNKIDIVHTWLFHSNLIGQIAALPNPCIRVLSRQYKDYFFIYKNILKQKIDMVSHRIAHKIVACSEEIKRHLVEVEKIPKEKIEVIYNSVDLNRMCSCAENKKKIIHEFGLEGKKCIGVVANLHPRKGHEYLFVAVSLLKLRIPNIKVLCIGEGPYRKHLQEEADRLNILGNVIFTGYREDIPDLISAMDIVVQPSIEEGFGISLIEAMSMNKPIVASLVGGIPEVIGNYVGGVLVKPKDADALYQEIYGILSNQNFSLNIANKGREVVEARFGAEQMIRSYEALYLDLIKNK; this is translated from the coding sequence TTGAAAGCAAATAGTCGAAAAATTAAACTGCTTCATGTTACTAGCACTCCCAGTGGAATCGGGGGTATAGAAAAACTACTTTTGTTGATTTCGGAAAAATACGATAAAGCAAGTTTTGAATTATATTTCTGTAATCTCTTTAGTAAAAGCGATGATGAGATTTATTTGTCTGGTTTAAAGCAAAGAGGATTTAAGCCGTTTTCCCTAAAGGGGAATTCTTCCCGAAAGGCGTTATTATTTATCCCGGCTCTTTCCGCTTATATTAAGAATAATAAAATTGATATTGTTCATACTTGGCTTTTTCATTCAAATTTAATCGGACAAATTGCAGCATTGCCTAATCCTTGCATAAGAGTTTTGTCAAGGCAGTATAAAGATTATTTCTTTATTTATAAGAATATACTTAAGCAAAAGATTGATATGGTTTCACATAGAATTGCGCACAAGATTGTCGCTTGTTCTGAAGAGATTAAAAGGCACCTTGTCGAAGTAGAAAAAATTCCAAAGGAAAAAATTGAGGTTATCTACAATTCGGTAGATTTAAATAGAATGTGTTCGTGCGCTGAAAATAAGAAGAAGATTATACACGAATTTGGCCTTGAGGGGAAAAAATGTATTGGAGTTGTAGCAAATCTGCACCCCCGAAAAGGGCATGAATACCTTTTTGTTGCAGTAAGCTTGCTTAAATTAAGAATTCCTAATATCAAAGTTTTGTGTATTGGGGAAGGGCCATATAGGAAACATCTACAGGAAGAGGCAGATAGGTTGAATATTCTTGGTAATGTTATATTTACAGGTTATCGAGAAGATATCCCTGATTTAATTTCTGCAATGGATATTGTAGTTCAGCCTTCTATTGAAGAAGGATTTGGAATATCTCTTATTGAGGCCATGTCAATGAATAAACCTATCGTTGCGTCTCTAGTAGGAGGCATTCCAGAGGTTATTGGAAATTATGTGGGTGGTGTATTAGTAAAACCTAAAGATGCCGATGCTTTGTATCAAGAAATTTATGGTATTTTGAGCAATCAGAATTTCAGTCTTAATATCGCAAACAAAGGGCGCGAAGTTGTTGAAGCAAGGTTTGGAGCAGAGCAGATGATCAGAAGCTATGAAGCGCTTTACTTGGATTTAATAAAAAACAAATGA
- a CDS encoding radical SAM protein — protein sequence MNKIIRYLKLALGIYLNKPFIGPYSVQLGLSDVCNYQCVMCNVFARKSTGSYQGGNRSLMEFNTAKEVLYSLAEMGTKNINLCGYGETLIYPRIKEIVAIAKELKMKVDITTNGYFLSKELIDDFSDSKLDGFYISLNSSSKQTYALIHEGSKQEDFSRILEAINYAKSKGITVVLSFVVMSINYREIIGFIDLAEKLKVDEIIFRELGIGYLTDKSLILNKEAIDELRKLNRNKLSSVANNFRSFLDVLGYQKKKAVDCFAGFIGGSIITAQGSVFPCCNCSDSIGNIYENNIKSIWYSFKYQSFRRLGKNMHKDDKYPTGCLCKTCPTYTINSRVQHILFPWRKLF from the coding sequence ATGAATAAAATTATCAGGTATTTAAAGCTGGCTTTGGGGATTTATTTAAACAAACCATTTATAGGCCCTTACAGCGTTCAACTAGGCTTAAGCGATGTATGCAATTATCAGTGTGTTATGTGTAATGTTTTTGCAAGGAAATCTACCGGTAGCTATCAAGGCGGGAACCGCTCATTAATGGAATTTAATACAGCAAAAGAAGTCTTATATTCTTTGGCGGAGATGGGAACCAAGAATATTAATTTGTGTGGATATGGTGAAACATTGATTTATCCGAGGATTAAAGAAATTGTAGCGATTGCAAAAGAATTAAAAATGAAAGTTGACATCACTACTAATGGATATTTCCTTTCAAAAGAGCTTATTGATGATTTCAGTGATTCAAAATTAGACGGATTTTATATTAGCCTTAATTCATCTTCAAAGCAAACTTATGCTTTAATCCATGAAGGAAGCAAGCAGGAGGATTTCTCGAGAATCCTTGAAGCCATTAATTATGCAAAGTCTAAGGGTATAACCGTTGTTTTGTCTTTTGTGGTTATGAGCATTAATTACCGAGAAATAATCGGTTTTATCGATTTAGCTGAGAAACTTAAAGTTGATGAAATAATATTCAGGGAGCTGGGAATTGGATATTTGACTGACAAGTCGCTTATCCTGAATAAAGAGGCGATTGATGAGTTAAGAAAACTTAATAGGAATAAATTATCTTCAGTAGCTAATAATTTTCGTTCCTTTCTTGATGTTTTGGGCTATCAAAAGAAGAAGGCAGTTGATTGTTTTGCGGGATTTATTGGTGGATCTATTATTACAGCGCAGGGATCGGTATTCCCTTGTTGCAATTGTAGCGACTCAATTGGTAATATTTACGAGAATAATATTAAGTCTATTTGGTATTCATTTAAGTATCAAAGTTTCCGCAGGCTAGGTAAGAATATGCATAAGGATGATAAATATCCTACAGGATGTTTATGTAAAACATGTCCTACGTACACTATAAATTCTCGTGTTCAGCATATTCTTTTTCCTTGGAGAAAATTATTTTGA
- the asnB gene encoding asparagine synthase (glutamine-hydrolyzing), with protein MCGICGIIDLSSGKDLNSYIKSMMDKMAHRGPDDSGTFFDYKKNSGSSGIISIGLGHRRLSIIDLNSGHQPIHNEDKSIWIVLNGEIYNYLELRFDLEKQGHIFATLSDTEVVVHLYEQYGQDCVKHLRGMFAFAIWDVKNSILFIARDRAGKKPLVYYYKNGLFIFSSELSSLLGSGLIERELDPIALDYYLTLGYIPAPLTIFKNVFKLPHAHSIVLKNKELKVSKYWELEYYPKLVMSEQDVESELERIFEESVKIRLRSDVPLGSFLSGGVDSSAVVSMMSRLSNQKIKTFSIGFEEKDYSELKYAKNIARIFNTDHHEFVVKPDALQILPLLVERYGEPYADSSCIPTYYVSRETKKFVTVALSGDGGDESFAGYDRYYAMLVAEDYSKWNPFVRCLVGKISNLFPDSANSKNTFRRIKRFLAAAALPADERYLRWTGIWNSGLKEILYTNGFKGMIDPQGLESNMARFINTNINWHLVDRLLKTDVSNYLPYDLLTKVDIASMANSLEVRSPLLDHKFMEFAACLPVSYKLKGNIKKYIFKKYLEKFVPKNNLYRTKMGFAMPIGKWLRTDLRGFLKETLLASKALKRGYFNSEIVIGMVKQHISGKCDHSYQLWSLLMLELWHQKFFDEGKIA; from the coding sequence ATGTGTGGAATTTGCGGAATAATTGATTTAAGCAGCGGGAAAGACCTAAACAGCTATATAAAATCTATGATGGATAAAATGGCTCATCGAGGGCCAGATGACAGCGGGACTTTTTTTGATTATAAAAAGAATAGTGGTAGTTCCGGTATAATTTCAATTGGACTGGGGCATAGGAGGCTTTCAATCATTGATTTAAATTCTGGACACCAACCGATCCATAACGAAGATAAAAGCATTTGGATAGTATTGAATGGAGAAATCTATAATTATCTTGAATTGCGTTTTGATTTGGAAAAGCAAGGACACATTTTTGCAACCTTAAGCGATACAGAAGTAGTGGTGCATCTTTATGAGCAATACGGGCAAGATTGCGTAAAACATCTCCGTGGTATGTTTGCTTTTGCAATTTGGGATGTAAAAAATAGCATTTTGTTCATTGCTCGGGATCGCGCAGGGAAGAAGCCACTTGTGTATTATTACAAAAATGGTTTATTTATTTTTTCTTCTGAACTTTCTTCGCTTTTAGGAAGCGGCTTAATTGAAAGAGAGCTTGATCCTATAGCGTTAGACTATTATTTGACCTTAGGGTATATACCTGCACCGTTAACCATATTTAAGAATGTTTTTAAGCTTCCTCATGCACATTCAATTGTTCTTAAGAATAAAGAGCTAAAAGTAAGTAAATATTGGGAACTGGAGTATTATCCGAAGCTGGTTATGTCAGAACAGGATGTTGAATCTGAGCTTGAGAGGATATTTGAAGAGTCGGTGAAGATTCGTTTACGAAGCGATGTCCCTTTAGGGAGTTTTTTAAGCGGAGGAGTCGACTCAAGCGCAGTTGTTTCTATGATGAGCAGGTTAAGCAATCAAAAAATAAAAACTTTTTCCATAGGCTTTGAAGAAAAAGACTATTCTGAGTTAAAATACGCAAAAAATATTGCGCGGATATTCAATACTGATCATCATGAATTTGTAGTAAAGCCAGATGCTTTGCAGATACTTCCTCTATTAGTAGAGAGATATGGAGAACCATATGCTGATTCGTCATGTATACCGACGTATTATGTCTCTCGTGAGACAAAGAAATTCGTTACGGTTGCACTCAGCGGCGATGGGGGAGACGAATCATTTGCCGGTTATGATCGTTATTACGCTATGCTGGTTGCGGAAGATTATTCAAAATGGAATCCTTTTGTCCGTTGTTTAGTTGGAAAGATTTCAAATCTTTTCCCAGATTCCGCAAATTCAAAGAATACATTTCGTAGAATAAAGCGTTTTTTGGCAGCTGCAGCACTTCCGGCAGACGAAAGATATTTACGATGGACAGGGATATGGAATTCAGGTTTAAAAGAGATTTTGTATACTAATGGCTTTAAGGGAATGATTGATCCTCAAGGGCTTGAATCAAATATGGCGCGTTTCATTAATACTAATATAAATTGGCACCTTGTTGATCGGCTCCTTAAGACAGATGTCTCGAATTATCTTCCTTATGATTTATTAACTAAGGTTGATATTGCAAGTATGGCTAACTCACTAGAGGTGCGTTCTCCGTTATTAGATCATAAATTTATGGAATTTGCTGCATGTCTTCCGGTTAGTTATAAACTGAAAGGAAATATCAAAAAGTATATTTTTAAGAAATATCTGGAGAAGTTTGTTCCCAAGAATAATCTATATAGAACCAAAATGGGTTTTGCTATGCCGATTGGGAAGTGGCTGCGGACTGATTTAAGAGGTTTTTTAAAGGAAACCCTCTTGGCTTCAAAAGCCTTAAAAAGAGGTTATTTTAATTCGGAAATTGTTATTGGAATGGTAAAACAGCATATTTCTGGCAAATGCGATCATTCTTATCAGTTGTGGTCACTTTTGATGCTTGAGCTTTGGCATCAAAAGTTTTTTGATGAAGGCAAGATAGCATGA
- a CDS encoding Gfo/Idh/MocA family oxidoreductase, with protein MDKSEIKVGIVGVGYWGSNLVRVFSKLGVLSAICDEDIKKLKSIAHDYPGIRTYTSYHDLIADPGINAVVIATPAKTHFEIAKCVLISCKDVFVEKPLSLTPEEGSELIALAHKTKRVLMVGHILEYHPAICKLKEMMDNGDLGKIQYIYSNRLNLGKIRKEENILWSFAPHDISIILLLLNELPESVSSSGGSYLNHEVADVTISLLNFSNGVKGHIFVSWLHPYKEQKLIVVGDKKMAVFDDVAQEDKLIVYNHTINWIGRLPIPKKESAQRIKVEPGEPLFLECSHFLDCIRTRKCPKTDGKSALRVLKVLDACQESLEHKGSLCAIKPAIEEVPYYFHPSADVELGCHIGEGTRIWHYSHIMKNAKIGKNCRIGQNVFIGSNVSIGNSVKIQNNVSVYDCITFEDGVFCGPSVVFTNVINPRSFIERKNEYLRTLVKRGATIGANSTIICGNTIGEYAFIGAGAVVTKDVLPYSLVYGNPAIQKGWVCSCGVKLGLKSKKAVCRSCNKKYRIAKGVLVDCS; from the coding sequence ATGGACAAATCAGAAATAAAAGTAGGAATAGTAGGAGTTGGGTATTGGGGTAGTAACCTTGTTCGAGTTTTCTCGAAATTAGGTGTACTTAGTGCAATTTGTGATGAGGATATTAAAAAACTAAAATCGATAGCTCATGATTATCCGGGGATTAGAACTTATACATCTTACCATGATTTAATTGCTGATCCGGGAATAAATGCGGTTGTAATTGCAACTCCTGCAAAGACTCATTTTGAAATTGCTAAGTGTGTTTTAATTTCCTGTAAAGATGTTTTTGTTGAAAAACCACTTTCTTTGACTCCTGAAGAAGGATCTGAGCTTATTGCCTTAGCGCATAAGACAAAGAGAGTCCTTATGGTTGGGCATATACTTGAATATCATCCTGCGATTTGTAAACTAAAAGAAATGATGGATAATGGAGACCTCGGGAAAATTCAATATATATATTCAAACCGCTTGAACTTGGGTAAAATCCGTAAAGAAGAGAATATTCTCTGGAGCTTCGCGCCTCACGATATATCAATTATTTTATTACTTTTGAATGAATTGCCAGAATCCGTTTCTTCATCGGGAGGGAGTTATTTAAATCATGAAGTCGCGGATGTAACCATAAGTTTACTTAATTTTTCAAATGGTGTAAAGGGGCATATTTTTGTTAGTTGGCTTCATCCTTATAAGGAGCAGAAGCTTATTGTAGTTGGCGATAAAAAGATGGCTGTCTTCGATGATGTTGCCCAAGAGGACAAGTTAATTGTTTATAACCATACAATTAATTGGATCGGCCGACTTCCTATTCCTAAAAAAGAATCTGCGCAGCGTATTAAAGTTGAACCGGGGGAACCTCTATTTCTCGAGTGTTCTCATTTTTTAGATTGTATTCGTACGAGAAAGTGCCCAAAAACAGATGGTAAGAGTGCTTTGCGTGTCCTTAAAGTATTAGATGCTTGTCAAGAGTCGCTTGAACATAAGGGTTCGCTTTGTGCTATTAAACCAGCCATTGAGGAGGTTCCTTATTATTTTCATCCTAGCGCTGATGTTGAGCTGGGATGCCATATTGGCGAAGGAACGCGGATTTGGCATTATTCTCATATAATGAAGAATGCTAAAATTGGAAAGAATTGTAGGATAGGGCAAAATGTTTTTATTGGCTCCAATGTATCTATCGGCAATAGTGTAAAGATTCAAAATAATGTTTCGGTTTACGATTGCATTACTTTTGAAGATGGTGTTTTTTGTGGGCCTTCTGTAGTTTTTACTAATGTAATTAATCCGCGTAGTTTTATTGAACGTAAGAATGAATACCTTAGGACCCTTGTGAAGAGAGGAGCTACTATAGGAGCAAATTCTACAATTATTTGTGGGAATACAATCGGTGAATATGCATTTATAGGAGCAGGGGCGGTTGTAACAAAAGATGTTTTACCTTATAGCCTTGTGTATGGAAATCCTGCTATTCAGAAAGGATGGGTGTGTTCGTGTGGGGTGAAACTTGGCCTTAAAAGTAAAAAGGCAGTTTGCAGGTCATGCAATAAGAAATACCGTATAGCAAAAGGTGTATTAGTAGACTGTAGTTGA
- the wecB gene encoding UDP-N-acetylglucosamine 2-epimerase (non-hydrolyzing), giving the protein MKKKKIVHIVGARPQFIKCAAVYRAMKDMPNALSVIIHTGQHFDANMSEVFINALSLPKPDYFLNINSLSHGAMIAAMLERIEKALIRIKPYTVVVYGDTNSTLAGALAAKKLGIRLAHVEAGLRSYNMNMPEEVNRVLTDRISDILFCPTKKAVVNLNNEGYRRRDCSIILSGDVMYDICRYYSVFQKEPSFKVPDKYALVTIHRAENTDSLARLKSIWIALNKIAKEINLILPVHPRTRKVLYEYKIRSNFQVVDPVGYLESIFLISHSKIILTDSGGLQKEAFFFKKPCVILREETEWTELINSGVAELSGVDSERIYYFYAKMSKKKIRFNHSFYGDGYASQKIAKVLIQ; this is encoded by the coding sequence ATGAAAAAGAAAAAGATAGTACATATTGTTGGGGCTCGGCCTCAGTTTATTAAGTGCGCAGCAGTTTATCGTGCGATGAAAGATATGCCAAACGCTCTTTCTGTTATTATTCATACCGGACAGCATTTTGATGCTAATATGAGCGAAGTATTTATTAATGCATTATCTTTGCCAAAGCCTGATTATTTCTTGAATATTAATTCTTTGTCCCATGGGGCAATGATAGCAGCAATGCTGGAAAGAATTGAAAAAGCCTTGATTAGGATAAAGCCATATACAGTAGTTGTGTATGGTGATACTAATTCTACTTTAGCAGGTGCCCTTGCGGCCAAGAAGCTCGGGATTCGACTTGCCCATGTTGAAGCCGGATTACGCAGCTATAATATGAATATGCCTGAAGAAGTCAATCGCGTCTTAACCGACCGTATAAGTGATATACTTTTTTGTCCGACGAAAAAAGCAGTTGTTAATCTAAACAATGAAGGTTACCGTAGAAGAGATTGTTCAATAATTCTTTCAGGGGATGTTATGTATGATATCTGTAGGTATTATTCTGTTTTTCAAAAGGAGCCTTCCTTTAAGGTTCCGGATAAATATGCCTTAGTTACAATCCATAGAGCTGAAAATACTGATTCGTTAGCCAGATTAAAATCCATTTGGATTGCATTGAATAAAATTGCTAAGGAAATTAATTTGATTCTTCCTGTTCATCCGAGAACAAGAAAGGTATTATATGAGTATAAAATTAGAAGTAATTTTCAGGTAGTTGACCCAGTAGGTTATCTTGAGAGTATTTTCTTAATTTCTCACAGCAAAATTATTTTAACGGATAGCGGTGGCCTTCAGAAAGAGGCCTTTTTCTTCAAGAAGCCATGTGTTATTCTTAGAGAGGAAACGGAATGGACAGAGCTTATAAATTCGGGAGTTGCTGAGCTTTCTGGGGTTGATTCGGAAAGAATTTATTATTTTTATGCAAAAATGTCCAAGAAAAAAATTAGATTTAACCATTCTTTTTATGGTGATGGATATGCGAGCCAGAAAATTGCAAAAGTTCTAATCCAATAG
- the hisH gene encoding imidazole glycerol phosphate synthase subunit HisH has protein sequence MVAIIDYGVGNLGSIVNILKKIGAQACIARDEDSLANAEKFILPGVGSFDYGMEKLQSSGVIKLLSKRVLEDKVPILGICLGMQLFTKMSEEGTVKGLGWIDACTVRFRFSLENQNLKIPHMGWNQVCPNINNGLFNEMHKEPRFYFVHSYHVLCNRREDVVAKTTYGYDFPSVIMHNNIMGVQFHPEKSHKFGMKLLKNFVEL, from the coding sequence ATGGTTGCGATAATTGATTACGGTGTCGGAAACTTAGGCTCAATAGTAAATATACTTAAAAAGATTGGAGCTCAGGCCTGTATTGCTCGTGATGAAGATTCACTTGCTAATGCAGAAAAGTTTATTTTACCGGGTGTTGGTTCTTTTGACTACGGAATGGAAAAACTGCAAAGCTCCGGGGTAATTAAACTTCTATCTAAACGAGTACTTGAAGATAAGGTTCCTATTCTAGGTATTTGTTTGGGTATGCAACTTTTTACCAAGATGAGTGAGGAAGGTACAGTTAAAGGGTTGGGATGGATAGATGCTTGTACTGTAAGATTCAGATTTAGTTTGGAGAATCAAAACCTAAAAATTCCTCATATGGGATGGAATCAGGTTTGCCCTAATATAAACAATGGTTTGTTCAATGAAATGCATAAAGAGCCCCGATTTTATTTTGTACATTCCTATCATGTATTATGCAATAGGCGGGAAGATGTAGTTGCTAAAACTACTTATGGGTATGATTTTCCTTCAGTAATAATGCATAACAATATTATGGGTGTGCAGTTTCATCCTGAAAAGAGTCATAAGTTTGGTATGAAGTTATTAAAAAATTTTGTTGAACTGTAA